A single Planctomycetota bacterium DNA region contains:
- a CDS encoding response regulator, whose amino-acid sequence MSDPSTPTGTATDSALDGKTILFADDDGDVLASLEAAFEPTGANILTARNGNQAVSLAEAENPDLIVLDVMMPGRSGFLAAEKIKQGKLPSEKPYLIMITANDGQRHQIYAESQIGVNAYFHKPVPLEKLLNTAEELLAGE is encoded by the coding sequence ATGTCCGACCCCAGCACACCCACCGGCACCGCCACCGACAGCGCCCTCGACGGCAAGACGATCCTCTTCGCCGACGACGACGGTGACGTTCTGGCCTCGCTCGAAGCCGCCTTCGAGCCGACCGGGGCCAACATCCTCACCGCTCGTAACGGCAACCAGGCCGTCAGTCTCGCCGAGGCCGAGAACCCGGACCTGATCGTGCTGGACGTGATGATGCCCGGCCGCAGCGGCTTCCTCGCCGCCGAGAAGATCAAACAAGGCAAGCTCCCCAGCGAAAAGCCCTACCTGATCATGATCACCGCCAACGACGGCCAGCGTCACCAGATCTACGCGGAGAGCCAGATCGGCGTGAACGCGTATTTCCACAAGCCGGTGCCGCTTGAAAAGCTGCTGAACACGGCGGAGGAACTGCTGGCGGGGGAGTGA
- a CDS encoding sulfatase, with amino-acid sequence MKRLSQLIAATAFSFGLSVGAFAQDADKVNVLFIAVDDLKPAIGAFGDPLAKTPNMDRLAERGTIFTNAHCQQAVCAPSRVSLLTGLRPDTTKVWDLQTQMRAALPDVVTIPGAFKGAGYASVGMGKIFDPRSAGGYESMDEVSWSEPFVYVENAADKTFSYRDLNVVAHIEEVRANTELPPGWEAQLKVIFPDGKPSIDKADVPDEAYVDGAMADYAAGRLEGYAESGEAFFLAVGFQKPHLPFNAPSKYWDQWDRDDFELAEFRETPEGAPAFATQPGWELRNYDVVDEGPIPEDVQLELIHGYYAATSYIDAQVGQLLDALDETGLADNTIIILWGDHGWHLGDHDMWCKHTNYEQATRSPLIIVDPRIAEPVAVNASPVEFVDVYPTLLDLAEIEPPHEMHGASLVPIMSGDADRVKDVAVSQYPRGGGSNSMMGYAYRTDRYRLIQWRLQNAKHEGETDGPVVATELYDYETDPLETRNLATDPDYVDVLEAMQQLAQQHRESVGKPAVFGE; translated from the coding sequence ATGAAGCGACTTTCTCAACTCATCGCGGCCACTGCATTTTCGTTCGGTCTTTCGGTCGGTGCATTCGCACAGGACGCGGACAAGGTGAACGTCCTGTTCATTGCGGTCGATGATCTCAAGCCGGCCATCGGGGCGTTCGGCGATCCGTTGGCGAAGACGCCGAACATGGATCGTCTTGCCGAGCGTGGCACGATCTTTACCAATGCCCATTGTCAACAAGCCGTTTGCGCCCCGAGTCGGGTGTCGCTACTGACCGGCTTGCGGCCCGACACGACGAAAGTCTGGGACCTGCAGACGCAGATGCGTGCCGCGCTGCCGGATGTCGTGACGATACCCGGCGCGTTCAAGGGAGCCGGCTACGCGTCGGTCGGCATGGGCAAGATTTTCGACCCGCGCAGCGCCGGCGGCTACGAGAGCATGGACGAAGTCTCTTGGTCCGAACCGTTCGTGTACGTGGAGAATGCCGCCGACAAGACGTTTTCCTACCGAGACCTCAATGTCGTCGCGCACATCGAAGAGGTCCGTGCGAACACGGAGTTGCCGCCCGGTTGGGAAGCGCAACTCAAAGTGATTTTCCCCGACGGCAAGCCGTCGATCGACAAGGCCGACGTGCCGGACGAGGCGTATGTGGATGGTGCGATGGCCGACTACGCGGCGGGGCGGTTGGAGGGCTACGCCGAGAGCGGCGAGGCGTTTTTCCTCGCGGTCGGTTTCCAGAAGCCGCACCTGCCGTTCAACGCGCCGAGCAAGTACTGGGACCAGTGGGACCGCGACGACTTCGAGTTGGCTGAGTTCCGCGAAACGCCCGAAGGTGCGCCGGCTTTCGCGACCCAGCCCGGCTGGGAGCTACGCAACTACGACGTCGTCGACGAAGGCCCGATCCCCGAGGACGTGCAACTCGAACTGATCCACGGCTACTACGCCGCGACCAGCTACATCGACGCGCAGGTCGGGCAGCTTCTCGACGCCCTCGACGAGACCGGCCTCGCTGACAACACCATCATCATTCTCTGGGGCGACCACGGTTGGCACCTCGGTGATCACGACATGTGGTGCAAGCACACCAACTACGAGCAGGCGACGCGCAGCCCATTGATTATCGTTGATCCGCGGATCGCTGAGCCGGTCGCGGTGAACGCAAGTCCGGTGGAGTTCGTCGACGTGTATCCGACGTTGTTGGATCTGGCCGAGATCGAGCCGCCCCATGAGATGCACGGTGCTTCGCTGGTTCCGATCATGTCTGGCGACGCGGATCGCGTGAAGGACGTCGCCGTCAGCCAATACCCCCGCGGTGGCGGTTCGAACTCGATGATGGGCTACGCCTACCGCACCGACCGCTACCGCCTGATCCAATGGCGTCTGCAGAACGCCAAACACGAGGGCGAAACCGACGGCCCCGTCGTTGCCACCGAGCTGTACGACTACGAAACCGACCCCCTCGAAACCCGCAACCTCGCGACCGATCCCGATTACGTTGATGTGCTTGAAGCCATGCAGCAACTCGCGCAGCAACACCGCGAGAGCGTCGGTAAGCCTGCGGTGTTTGGCGAGTGA
- the murI gene encoding glutamate racemase has translation MSEQRPILIFDSGLGGLTVAEAITERCPGQRLIYVGDTAGACYGNKSPAFAADRAVSIIRRMRDEYDPCHVVIACNTTSAVALDEIRAAMPDLSISGVVEPGARAVSSAAGEKSRPVLGVLAMSGTLRSRAYHVALGTRRMRSQILLRPAPLLVPMVEEGRGDNDPLVKAAVREYTRPLRHAGVDVLLLGCGHFAVYRKTFERYMRSAVVIDSATACADDLARRLQGVTPSADNGASTDTQLQCHVTDDPDRFRRLARRVCGLHVGTPGLLELEPPTPHDETDTAPLRAAG, from the coding sequence TTGTCCGAACAACGACCCATCCTGATTTTCGACAGCGGCCTGGGCGGGCTGACGGTTGCCGAAGCGATCACCGAGCGTTGCCCCGGCCAGCGGCTGATCTACGTCGGCGACACGGCCGGCGCGTGCTACGGCAACAAGTCGCCGGCCTTCGCGGCCGACCGGGCCGTTTCGATCATCCGCCGGATGCGCGACGAGTACGACCCCTGCCATGTCGTCATTGCGTGCAACACGACCAGCGCCGTTGCACTCGACGAGATTCGTGCGGCGATGCCGGACCTGAGCATCAGCGGCGTCGTCGAGCCGGGAGCACGGGCGGTCAGCAGTGCGGCCGGCGAGAAGTCCCGGCCGGTGCTCGGCGTGCTGGCGATGTCGGGAACGCTACGCAGCCGGGCGTATCACGTCGCACTGGGCACACGCCGGATGCGATCGCAGATCCTGCTCCGGCCTGCCCCGCTGTTGGTGCCGATGGTCGAGGAAGGCCGTGGCGACAACGACCCGCTGGTCAAGGCCGCCGTCCGCGAGTACACCCGGCCGCTGCGTCACGCCGGCGTCGACGTGCTGCTATTGGGCTGCGGACACTTCGCGGTGTATCGAAAAACTTTCGAGCGGTACATGCGGTCGGCAGTTGTTATTGACTCGGCGACCGCTTGTGCCGACGATCTCGCCCGTCGGCTGCAAGGCGTGACGCCTTCGGCCGACAACGGTGCGAGCACCGACACACAACTGCAGTGCCACGTCACGGACGACCCCGACCGTTTCCGCCGACTTGCTCGGCGTGTTTGCGGATTGCATGTGGGAACGCCGGGGCTACTGGAACTCGAACCGCCGACACCTCACGACGAAACCGATACCGCCCCGCTACGCGCGGCAGGCTGA
- the rpsO gene encoding 30S ribosomal protein S15 has protein sequence MPLQGEEKNTVVKDNQTHEKDTGSPEVQVAIWTTRIKELTEHLKTHKKDFSSRRGLLKLVAKRNNALKYLQNKDRERYQALIKKLGLRK, from the coding sequence ATGCCCCTGCAAGGCGAAGAAAAGAATACCGTCGTTAAGGACAACCAGACCCACGAGAAGGACACCGGCAGCCCCGAGGTGCAGGTGGCCATCTGGACCACGCGGATCAAGGAGCTCACCGAGCACCTCAAGACGCACAAGAAGGACTTCTCCAGCCGCCGCGGCCTGCTCAAGCTCGTCGCCAAGCGTAACAACGCTCTGAAGTACCTTCAGAACAAGGACCGCGAGCGTTACCAGGCTTTGATCAAGAAGCTCGGCCTGCGCAAGTAA
- a CDS encoding DNA recombination protein RmuC — translation MEWLMGILGLLVGGIIGSLAAVAKFRTATAVAAQRADAATEDAKTKAADVEQWRDLAKDADTRAARLEEQLAAEKQNLDQQRKLLTDAEAKLKETFAGMAERSLGTSNERFLDMAKARFDTDAEKRKLETDALLKPLREQLEAYRTRLAEAEKQREDDKAKIVEQLGKVAEGHAKLGVQTTQLVTALSKPTTRGRWGELQLERLVEMAGLNEHFDFTTQAHVNGDESAARPDMVVTMPGDRTIIIDAKTPGEAFMDAVECTDPEQRDRLLAVHAKKLSEHATTLGQKAYWNRFDRTPEFVVMFVPAEALLYAAVDKQPGLIEKALQNKVILATPTTLIALLRTVELGWRQQRAAENAEEIRLLGVELHNRLRVFAEHFHDVGRSLDKSVASYNKAVSSMDRNLATTARKLDDLGSASDKALPEIEQLDRNAAETKLVDG, via the coding sequence ATGGAATGGCTCATGGGCATCCTCGGCTTGCTGGTCGGTGGGATCATCGGCAGCCTCGCGGCAGTCGCGAAGTTTCGCACCGCCACCGCCGTGGCTGCCCAGCGGGCCGACGCCGCGACCGAGGACGCGAAAACCAAAGCCGCCGACGTCGAGCAATGGCGTGACCTGGCCAAGGACGCCGACACCCGCGCCGCCCGGCTCGAGGAACAACTTGCCGCCGAGAAGCAGAACCTCGACCAGCAACGCAAGCTCCTCACCGACGCCGAGGCGAAGCTCAAGGAGACCTTCGCCGGCATGGCCGAGCGTTCACTCGGCACGAGCAACGAGCGCTTCCTCGACATGGCCAAGGCCCGCTTCGACACCGACGCCGAGAAACGCAAGCTCGAAACCGATGCTCTGCTCAAGCCGCTCCGCGAACAACTCGAGGCCTACCGCACCCGCCTCGCCGAGGCGGAGAAACAGCGCGAAGATGACAAGGCCAAGATCGTCGAACAGCTCGGCAAAGTCGCCGAGGGCCACGCGAAGCTCGGCGTTCAAACAACCCAGCTCGTCACCGCCCTGAGCAAGCCGACCACCCGCGGCCGATGGGGCGAACTCCAACTCGAACGCCTCGTCGAAATGGCCGGGCTAAACGAGCACTTCGACTTCACCACGCAGGCCCATGTGAATGGAGATGAGTCCGCCGCCCGCCCAGACATGGTCGTCACCATGCCCGGCGACCGCACCATCATCATCGACGCCAAGACCCCCGGCGAAGCGTTCATGGACGCGGTCGAATGCACCGACCCCGAGCAACGCGACCGGCTGCTTGCCGTCCACGCCAAGAAGCTCTCCGAACACGCGACCACGCTCGGGCAGAAGGCGTACTGGAACCGCTTCGACCGCACACCGGAGTTCGTCGTGATGTTCGTCCCGGCCGAGGCGTTGCTCTACGCCGCGGTCGACAAGCAGCCGGGCCTGATCGAAAAGGCCCTGCAAAACAAGGTGATCCTCGCCACGCCGACGACGCTGATCGCGCTGTTGCGCACGGTCGAGCTCGGCTGGCGCCAGCAGCGCGCCGCCGAGAACGCCGAGGAGATCCGCCTGCTCGGCGTCGAGTTGCACAACCGCCTGCGCGTCTTCGCCGAGCACTTCCACGACGTCGGCCGATCCCTCGACAAGTCCGTCGCCAGCTACAACAAAGCCGTGTCCAGCATGGACCGCAATCTCGCCACCACCGCAAGAAAGCTCGACGACCTCGGCAGCGCCAGCGACAAGGCGTTGCCGGAAATCGAACAACTCGACCGCAACGCCGCGGAGACGAAGTTGGTGGATGGGTAG
- the pnp gene encoding polyribonucleotide nucleotidyltransferase, with protein MSKIRVEREIAGRTLSMETGSLAKLADGAVMVQYGETVVFAAVVRDNPRPGLDFFPLQIDYRERRSAAGKFPGGFLKREGRPTNKEILTARMADRPYRPLFPKGFRDEVQVHLNTMAFDGENDPDVIAGIAGSAAIAISSVPWGGPTAHCRVGLVGDDMVLFPTIDEMAESDIDLVVAGTANAVNMIEVGAFEVPEDEVADCIEAGHEVVKEIVAMIDELVEKAGKEKEGGAPEKDEGLYKKIHKFSAKELKKIKAIPGKNDRNTTTLEHRQEMLDHVAPDPGEKGTYGQFQARDKTIKLAKEYFHEIEEEIVRELILDGKRPDGRGPEDIRQITAEAGVLPRVHGSAVFTRGETQSLCTITLGTSGDEQMVDGLIPEYSQKFMLHYNFPSYSVGEARPIRGPGRREIGHGDLAERSLIAVLPDLEDFPYTIRVISDILESNGSSSMASCCCGCLSMMDAGVPLKAMVAGISVGMVEKGDKKVLITDILGEEDHFGDMDFKVCGTDQGVTAIQLDIKIEGLDYQTIRDTLARAREARLSIMEDMKKALPKPRPEISDHAPRLITVKIDPEKIGKLIGPGGKNIKKLQEDTGTNIDIEEDGTVFIAAPSVGGAEKCRDIVEAMCQTVQVGRIYSGEVVSVKDFGCFVEIAPETDGLVHVSELSNHYVNSVGDIVKPGDKMDVKVILIDDQGRIKLSRKQAMQELGIEEPEPENTGDRDRNDGEDGEKKPRRRSRGGKRD; from the coding sequence ATGAGCAAAATCCGCGTTGAACGCGAGATCGCAGGCCGCACCCTCTCCATGGAGACCGGCTCCCTCGCCAAACTCGCCGACGGGGCCGTGATGGTCCAGTACGGCGAGACCGTCGTTTTCGCCGCCGTGGTTCGTGACAACCCGCGGCCGGGGCTGGACTTCTTCCCGCTGCAGATCGACTACCGCGAACGGCGCAGTGCCGCGGGTAAGTTTCCCGGCGGTTTCCTCAAGCGCGAGGGGCGCCCGACCAACAAGGAAATCCTCACCGCCCGCATGGCCGACCGGCCGTACCGCCCGTTGTTTCCCAAGGGCTTCCGCGATGAGGTGCAGGTCCACTTGAACACGATGGCGTTCGACGGTGAGAACGACCCGGACGTGATCGCCGGCATCGCCGGTAGCGCCGCCATCGCGATCAGCAGCGTCCCCTGGGGCGGGCCGACTGCGCACTGCCGCGTCGGGCTCGTCGGCGATGACATGGTGCTGTTCCCGACGATCGACGAGATGGCCGAGTCGGACATCGACTTGGTCGTCGCGGGCACGGCCAACGCGGTGAACATGATCGAGGTCGGCGCGTTCGAGGTCCCCGAGGACGAGGTCGCCGACTGCATCGAAGCCGGCCACGAAGTCGTCAAGGAGATCGTCGCGATGATCGACGAGCTGGTCGAGAAGGCCGGCAAGGAGAAGGAAGGCGGTGCCCCCGAGAAGGACGAGGGACTCTACAAGAAGATCCACAAGTTCAGCGCCAAGGAGCTCAAGAAGATCAAGGCGATCCCAGGCAAGAACGACCGCAACACCACCACCCTCGAGCACCGCCAGGAGATGCTCGATCACGTCGCCCCCGACCCCGGCGAGAAGGGCACCTACGGCCAGTTCCAGGCCCGCGACAAAACCATCAAGCTCGCCAAGGAGTACTTCCACGAGATCGAGGAAGAGATCGTCCGCGAGCTGATCCTCGACGGCAAGCGTCCCGACGGCCGCGGCCCCGAGGACATCCGCCAGATCACCGCCGAGGCCGGCGTCCTGCCCCGCGTGCACGGCTCTGCCGTGTTCACCCGTGGCGAGACCCAGTCCCTCTGCACCATCACCCTCGGCACCAGCGGCGACGAACAGATGGTCGACGGGCTCATCCCCGAGTACAGCCAGAAGTTCATGCTGCACTACAACTTCCCGAGCTACTCCGTCGGCGAAGCCCGGCCCATCCGCGGCCCCGGTCGCCGCGAGATCGGCCACGGCGATCTGGCCGAGCGCTCGCTCATCGCCGTGCTGCCGGACCTCGAGGACTTCCCGTACACGATCCGCGTCATTTCGGACATCCTCGAGTCCAACGGCTCGTCGTCGATGGCCTCGTGCTGCTGCGGATGTCTCTCGATGATGGACGCCGGCGTGCCGCTCAAGGCGATGGTCGCGGGTATCTCCGTCGGCATGGTCGAGAAGGGCGACAAGAAGGTTCTCATCACCGACATCCTCGGCGAGGAGGACCATTTCGGCGACATGGACTTCAAAGTCTGCGGCACCGACCAGGGCGTCACCGCGATCCAGCTCGACATCAAGATCGAGGGCCTGGACTACCAGACGATCCGCGACACCCTCGCCCGTGCCCGTGAAGCACGGCTGTCGATCATGGAAGACATGAAAAAGGCGCTGCCCAAGCCGCGTCCGGAGATCTCCGACCACGCCCCGCGCCTCATCACCGTCAAGATCGACCCTGAGAAGATCGGCAAGCTCATCGGCCCCGGCGGCAAGAACATCAAGAAGCTCCAGGAAGACACCGGCACCAACATCGACATCGAAGAGGACGGCACCGTCTTCATCGCCGCCCCGAGCGTCGGCGGTGCCGAGAAGTGCCGCGACATCGTCGAGGCGATGTGCCAGACCGTGCAGGTCGGCCGCATCTACTCGGGCGAGGTCGTGTCGGTGAAGGACTTCGGCTGCTTCGTCGAGATCGCACCGGAGACCGACGGCCTCGTGCACGTCTCCGAGCTGTCCAATCACTACGTCAACAGCGTCGGCGACATCGTCAAGCCCGGCGACAAGATGGACGTCAAGGTCATCCTCATCGACGACCAAGGCCGCATCAAACTCAGCCGCAAGCAGGCGATGCAGGAACTGGGCATCGAGGAACCGGAGCCGGAAAACACCGGCGACCGCGACCGCAACGACGGCGAAGACGGCGAGAAGAAGCCCCGCCGCCGAAGCCGCGGCGGCAAGCGAGACTGA
- a CDS encoding histidine phosphatase family protein yields MIHLLAMTLLTGVLAAEPTTAYAADAEKSEAELANDNFENKLSDAELVEALRGGGHVVFFRHAQTEKDYADQVTADVNDGSTQRVLSEEGWHQAKAIGTAWRALEIPVGEVISSEYFRAWQTADLAFGRYEKNPALNFYPAEDYTAEQQALMRERVMPLVTAVPADGVNTVLVGHDDPFEAVSGIYPAPQGVAYVMKPDGEGGFELLARVPSEKWTTLAGE; encoded by the coding sequence ATGATCCACTTGCTTGCCATGACCCTACTGACCGGTGTCCTCGCCGCCGAGCCGACCACCGCGTATGCCGCCGACGCCGAGAAGTCCGAAGCCGAGCTGGCTAACGACAACTTCGAGAACAAGCTCAGCGATGCCGAGTTGGTCGAAGCCCTGCGCGGCGGGGGACATGTCGTCTTCTTCCGCCACGCCCAGACCGAGAAAGACTACGCCGACCAGGTCACCGCCGATGTCAACGACGGCTCGACCCAGCGCGTGCTCTCCGAGGAAGGCTGGCATCAGGCCAAAGCCATCGGTACCGCTTGGCGTGCGCTGGAGATCCCCGTCGGGGAGGTCATCAGCAGCGAGTACTTTCGTGCCTGGCAGACGGCCGATCTCGCGTTCGGACGGTACGAGAAGAACCCGGCCCTGAACTTCTATCCGGCCGAGGATTACACCGCCGAGCAGCAGGCTCTGATGCGTGAGCGTGTGATGCCGTTGGTCACTGCGGTGCCGGCGGACGGCGTGAACACGGTGCTTGTCGGCCACGATGACCCGTTCGAGGCGGTGTCGGGCATCTACCCGGCTCCGCAGGGCGTGGCGTACGTGATGAAGCCCGACGGTGAAGGTGGCTTCGAACTGCTGGCCCGCGTGCCGTCGGAGAAGTGGACGACATTGGCCGGGGAGTAA